In Zingiber officinale cultivar Zhangliang chromosome 8B, Zo_v1.1, whole genome shotgun sequence, a single genomic region encodes these proteins:
- the LOC122013351 gene encoding probable E3 ubiquitin ligase SUD1 — protein MEDTADHPLLSLSDDGQASVGSPSSSSSASPPPPPPSPPTVSRASRYDDDDDDEGDVCRICRNAGDDDNPLRYPCACSGSIKFVHQDCLLQWLNHSNARQCEVCKHTFSFSPVYSENAPARLPLKEFVVGTAMKACHVMQFFLRLAFVLSVWLLMIPFITFWIWRLTFVRSLGEAQRLFLSHLSAPVILTDCLHGFLLSASIVFIFLGATSLRDYFRHLRELGGNDAERDDEGQERNGARAVRRLPGPVNRNPAGDGNVEDAGGAQGIAGAGQLIRRNAENVAARLEMQAARLEAQVEQIFDGLDDADGAEDVPFDELVGMQGPVFHLVENAITVLASNAIFLGVVIFVPFSLGRISLYYITWFFSSVSSPVTEKVVPISESALSVMNNTLKNGLIAMKNLSTENHADGVLDQILEVVNGSQIVNATGTNEISIIVGRTTAADLLKGTIAGSSHLSDVTTLAVGYIFIFCFVSFYLGLVALIRYSRGERIIFGRLYGLLAAAEAIPSLLGQFLAAMRHLMTMVKVAFLLIIELGVFPLLCGWWLDVCTLKMLGTTITQRIELFSASPLASSSIHWLVGIVYMLQISIFVSLLRGVLRNGVLYFLRDPADPNYNPFRDLIDDPVHKHARRVLLSIAVYGSLIVMLVFLPVKLSMRLLPSMFPLDITISDPFTEIPTDVLLFQICIPFAIEHFKLRTTIKSLLHHWFTAVGWALGLSDYLLPRAEDNGNQDVGNIEPVRRDRLHNARLGGPQQNDLPLVPRIAADDQGRDDIIGNADVAEESDADDQADSEYGFVLRIVFLLVLAWMTLLIFNSAMIILPVSLGRALFNAIPRLPITHGFKCNDLFAFSIGSYIICTTVAGTRYSVDYIKTRRLRVLLLQTWRWGTIIVKSSALLSIWIFIIPVLIGLLFELLVIVPLRVPVDESPVFLLYQDWALGLIFLKIWTRLVILDQMAPLVDENWRRKFERVREDGFSRLQGLWVLREIMIPIVSKLLTALCIPYVFAKGIFPVFGYPLIVNSAVYRFAWLGCLLFSLFCFCAKRFHVWFTNLHNSIRDDRYLIGRRLHNFGEVFTGDQESRSDSQESNSADAGLILHEQEAAMGLRLRRANQRQHIR, from the exons GTCTGCAAACATACTTTTTCTTTCTCCCCTGTGTATTCTGAGAACGCTCCTGCAAGGCTGCCTCTTAAAGAATTTGTTGTTGGAACAGCAATGAAAGCATGCCATGTTATGCAATTCTTCTTACGGCTTGCTTTTGTTCTTTCTGTTTGGCTCCTTATGATACCATTTATTACTTTTTGGATTTGGCGCCTGACCTTTGTGAGGAGTCTTGGTGAAGCTCAGAGGCTATTTTTGAGCCATCTATCTGCTCCTGTAATACTCACAGATTGTTTACATGGTTTCCTACTTTCTGCTAGCATTGTGTTCATTTTTCTTGGGGCAACCTCTTTAAGAGATTATTTTAGACATTTACGTGAACTTGGAGGTAATGATGCTGAGAGGGATGATGAAGGTCAGGAAAGGAACGGGGCTCGTGCTGTTAGGAGGTTGCCTGGTCCAGTTAACAGGAATCCTGCTGGTGATGGAAATGTTGAAGATGCTGGTGGAGCTCAAGGTATTGCTGGGGCTGGCCAATTGATTAGAAGAAATGCAGAAAATGTTGCTGCTCGATTGGAAATGCAAGCTGCTCGTCTTGAAGCCCAGGTTGAACAGATATTTGATGGACTAGATGATGCTGATGGCGCTGAAGATGTGCCATTTGATGAGCTTGTAGGAATGCAAGGGCCTGTATTTCATTTGGTTGAAAATGCTATAACG GTGTTGGCAAGCAATGCTATTTTCCTGGGTGTTGTCATTTTTGTCCCTTTCTCATTAGGGAGGATCTCTCTCTACTACATCACATGGTTCTTTTCATCAGTTTCTAGCCCAGTGACCGAAAAAGTTGTGCCCATTTCAGAATCAGCCCTCTCAGTAATGAATAATACATTGAAGAATGGACTGATTGCTATGAAGAACTTGTCAACTGAGAATCATGCGGATGGTGTCTTGGACCAGATACTGGAGGTGGTTAATGGATCCCAAATAGTGAATGCCACTGGAACGAATGAGATCTCAATCATTGTTGGCAGGACCACTGCTGCTGATCTTCTCAAGGGGACAATAGCTGGGTCCTCCCATCTTTCTGATGTGACTACCCTTGCTGTCGGCTATATTTTCATATTCTGCTTTGTTTCCTTTTATCTTGGTCTTGTTGCTTTGATACGATATAGTAGAGGCGAGCGCATTATATTTGGGAGGCTCTATGGCCTACTTGCTGCAGCAGAAGCGATTCCTTCTCTCCTTGGGCAATTTCTTGCAGCAATGAGACATCTGATGACAATGGTTAAGGTTGCATTTTTGTTGATTATTGAACTTGGAGTCTTTCCACTTTTATGTGGGTGGTGGCTCGATGTGTGCACTTTGAAGATGCTGGGGACAACAATTACTCAAAGAATTGAATTATTTTCTGCCTCACCATTAGCTAGCTCCTCGATTCACTGGCTTGTTGGCATAGTTTACATGCTCCAAATCAGCATTTTCGTCAGCCTTCTCAGAGGG GTATTGAGGAACGGAGTTTTATATTTTTTGCGGGATCCAGCAGATCCAAACTATAATCCATTCCGTGACCTCATTGATGACCCAGTGCATAAACACGCACGGCGTGTATTACTATCTATTGCTGTTTATGGTAGTCTGATAGTGATGCTTGTCTTTTTACCCGTGAAGCTTTCTATGCGCCTCTTACCTTCTATGTTCCCTCTGGACATCAC TATTTCTGATCCATTTACGGAAATTCCTACAGATGTTCTGCTGTTCCAAATTTGCATACCATTTGCTATCGAGCACTTTAAGCTACGTACAACAATAAAATCTCTTTTGCACCATTGGTTTACTGCAGTTGGTTGGGCTCTTGGTTTGTCTGACTACTTGCTACCTAGAGCTGAGGACAATGGAAACCAAGATGTTGGCAACATTGAACCAGTGAGACGGGACAGATTACACAATGCTCGCCTTGGTGGACCTCAACAGAATGATCTACCTTTGGTGCCAAGAATTGCCGCTGATGATCAAGGCAGGGATGATATTATCGGAAATGCAGATGTGGCTGAAGAATCTGATGCTGATGATCAGGCAGATTCTGA GTATGGTTTCGTACTCCGGATTGTCTTTTTGCTAGTATTGGCATGGATGACTCTTTTGATTTTCAACTCTGCAATGATCATCCTTCCCGTCTCCCTCGGTCGTGCGCTGTTTAATGCCATTCCTAGACTTCCAATTACTCATGGCTTCAAGTGCAATG ATCTCTTTGCTTTCAGCATTGGCTCTTACATCATCTGTACCACTGTAGCTGGAACAAGGTATTctgttgattacatcaaaacccGTAGACTACGTGTTTTGCTTTTGCAGACATGGAGGTGGGGAACAATTATAGTCAAGAGCTCTGCCCTTTTGTCAATATGG ATATTTATCATTCCAGTACTTATTGGTCTCTTGTTCGAGCTTCTGGTGATTGTGCCTCTGAGGGTGCCTGTGGATGAAAGCCCGGTATTTCTCCTCTACCAGGACTGGGCTTTAGGGCTCATCTTCTTGAAGATCTGGACTCGCTTG GTGATCTTGGATCAGATGGCGCCACTAGTAGACGAAAACTGGCGTCGTAAGTTTGAAAGAGTAAGAGAGGATGGCTTCTCGCGACTGCAGGGATTGTGGGTGCTACGTGAGATAATGATTCCAATCGTCTCAAAGCTTCTGACTGCACTCTGCATTCCCTACGTCTTCGCGAAAGGCATCTTCCCTGTCTTTGGTTATCCGCTGATAGTGAATTCCGCTGTGTACCGTTTTGCATGGCTGGGATGCCTCCTGTTCAGTTTATTCTGCTTCTGCGCCAAGAGGTTCCACGTCTGGTTCACCAACCTTCACAATTCCATCAGGGACGACCGGTATCTCATTGGACGAAGGCTGCATAACTTTGGCGAAGTGTTTACCGGCGACCAAGAGTCTAGGTCTGACAGTCAGGAGTCAAACTCTGCTGATGCTGGTTTAATACTTCATGAGCAAGAGGCTGCCATGGGGTTGAGGCTTAGGCGAGCAAATCAACGCCAGCACATCAGGTAG